The window TAAAATAGGCTTCCCCTAAACTATCGAAAAGATTAGCATCTTTAGGAAACTCAGTGGTAGCCAATTTAAATATTATTATGGATTCACTGTTTTTTCCGAGTCTTGATAGTTCATATCCTAACTTATTAAGCTCTCCCGGGTTCTCAAAACTATATTCATTTTTAGATTTTTCTTTGAGTAAATAATAGGTTTCTATCCCTTTGTTTACATCGTTGAGAGATTCTTTTCTTATCGCTTGGTAAATAGATTTTTTAGGAATTTCATACTCTTTTCCCAACATTAAGTTGTGAATAATATGTCCTAAATCCCAAACTCTATTGAGATTATTGGACACTAGAATTATCGTAATTTTATTTTTAAAATCGTTTAAAAAAATGGATTCAAATTTATACGAAATTCCATTGTGTCTTTGTAGGTCTTCTTTTTCAAAGTATCTGCCAAGTGATCCGCCTTCCTCTTTTGCGTATGGGTTATTCAACAAAGTTTGAAAGGATTTTTTGGATATTAAACGATTTGTATTCATCGCTTCAGTCCATTTATAAAAATCATTGATATCTACCCAAAGCCAGCCGCTAATAAATTTCAATTCCGGGCATCGGACATTGTCCATATCATAACAAGAGGTTCTGTTTTTAGAGCCAAATATTGGATCAAATACGGAATTAGTCATTTTCAAAGGGTTAACAATGTTTTTAATGACAAACTGCTGAAAAGACATTCCGGTTACTTTTTCAATAATTCTTCTTTGCAAAAAGACATTGCCATTATCATACCTGTAACTGGTACCTGGTTCAAAGAGTAGACTATTATTACTTCTCAAAATATTCCATGCCTCCGCATCATTTTCCGGTTTTAATCGTTCGATTGGAGGAATACCACTGGCATAATTAATCAGATGACGTATAGAAACCTTTTCTGCCCATTTTGGTAATCCTAAATTAAATTTGGATACCTTGTCATCAAGATTTAGAAGACCACGTTCAACCAAAATCATGATGGCAACAGCATTAAATTCCTTTGCGATAGAGCCCATATTGA of the Chryseobacterium viscerum genome contains:
- a CDS encoding serine hydrolase, which gives rise to MKNRFFLLLTIVLLTNTLSAQGLNNPKETKKIHQNSTEQKSEINQIDSLMTKSYERGLFNGNVLIAKNDKIIYQKSFGFTDETRQTPLNSKSIFNMGSIAKEFNAVAIMILVERGLLNLDDKVSKFNLGLPKWAEKVSIRHLINYASGIPPIERLKPENDAEAWNILRSNNSLLFEPGTSYRYDNGNVFLQRRIIEKVTGMSFQQFVIKNIVNPLKMTNSVFDPIFGSKNRTSCYDMDNVRCPELKFISGWLWVDINDFYKWTEAMNTNRLISKKSFQTLLNNPYAKEEGGSLGRYFEKEDLQRHNGISYKFESIFLNDFKNKITIILVSNNLNRVWDLGHIIHNLMLGKEYEIPKKSIYQAIRKESLNDVNKGIETYYLLKEKSKNEYSFENPGELNKLGYELSRLGKNSESIIIFKLATTEFPKDANLFDSLGEAYFTDKQYDLALENYKKAISLGGTNGNAEKMIDKIEKEMGK